A single window of Tistrella mobilis DNA harbors:
- a CDS encoding ABC transporter ATP-binding protein, which produces MTDATAAELPRLVIEGLHKRFGAVAATAGVDLEVRPRELHALIGPNGAGKTTLISQIAGEIFPDQGRILIDGRDVTRMAAHARAGQGLARSFQITQLFTDFTALDNVAMAIQARQGGNWRCFGQARQDRSLREPAMTHLAAVGLGHRADEVVADLAHGECRQLELAVALAAEASLLLLDEPMAGLGPEESRQMTRILQGLKGRYAILLVEHDMDAVFALADRVTVLVYGRTLFTGTPDEVRAHPEVRAAYLGDGV; this is translated from the coding sequence ATGACTGACGCCACTGCCGCCGAACTGCCCCGGCTGGTGATCGAGGGGCTGCACAAGCGCTTCGGCGCCGTCGCCGCCACCGCCGGTGTCGATCTGGAGGTGCGCCCGCGCGAGCTGCACGCCCTGATCGGCCCCAACGGCGCCGGCAAGACCACGCTGATTTCCCAGATCGCCGGCGAGATCTTCCCCGATCAGGGCCGGATCCTGATCGACGGCCGCGACGTCACCCGCATGGCCGCGCATGCCCGGGCCGGCCAGGGGCTGGCGCGGTCGTTCCAGATCACCCAGCTCTTCACCGATTTCACCGCCCTCGACAATGTCGCCATGGCGATCCAGGCCCGGCAGGGCGGCAACTGGCGCTGTTTCGGACAGGCCCGGCAGGACCGGAGCCTGCGCGAGCCGGCGATGACCCACCTTGCCGCGGTCGGCCTGGGTCATCGCGCCGACGAGGTGGTGGCGGATCTCGCCCATGGCGAATGCCGGCAGCTGGAACTGGCGGTGGCGCTGGCCGCCGAAGCCTCGCTGCTGCTGCTGGACGAGCCGATGGCCGGGCTCGGCCCCGAGGAGAGCCGGCAGATGACCCGGATCCTGCAGGGGCTGAAGGGCCGCTATGCCATCCTGCTGGTCGAACATGACATGGATGCGGTCTTCGCGCTGGCCGACCGGGTGACGGTGCTGGTCTATGGCCGCACCCTGTTCACCGGCACGCCCGACGAGGTCCGCGCCCATCCCGAGGTGCGGGCCGCCTATCTGGGAGACGGTGTCTGA